The Leishmania panamensis strain MHOM/PA/94/PSC-1 chromosome 32 sequence genome window below encodes:
- a CDS encoding hypothetical protein (TriTrypDB/GeneDB-style sysID: LpmP.32.2650): MVSHGESVAQAPGLQWRGSVGGASVKMITTAVGRLLADYVVQLREDIQSTGMTSDIPSNAGCGVEEGSVVKVEDGGSGFTADSAAATHYMAGSRRTIDTADEAVPLTEADVAEFRQRLQRLQRVKHLLVHFSARTDRRRAHTGVAEVSRLSSGSLATADPEEDDACGVSCETLRQNPVLMIALRRFDRIVQCFQGTAPPVAVVQGQGGGLHEAGTHASVSETSNVCCIQPLLILVPLAEGVLHAFSRNVNIVYRRRPNAAATSAAGKRPRDEASDSAASFSVSTAVAPDPLNYWDLLATQQRKRRFALYTSRSALLPRVNAVCAPLYVSPAVQELAQLNSEAERFMLRRAWCVHTKAHLLREVPWVARDVAAYRVALREALQSFTESQQDAFLSGVVYVEFVCAEDGIVRVCVQHGLFLDLTYDVRRRQWVLIELHWNLFTTSAGASLVTSKTALAVPHAQAPPVPPAAPTTAALAPSIAHGSVHGPAESTSPLSDASAPASFVQVVPHDREALRNFLKVAFAQEGLSGGLHAANRLVCAVVLDTFATQLRSLQESFFTGGGLGTLVEAEVRPGTQISLHISLPELFVSSAPVAHVKMTMVGGTVLLECVRGTDLSTRQVTLPLSTSSLVVSAAPGTSTAARGPLMPMVDMEAFLWKCVCAFAPP, encoded by the coding sequence ATGGTATCTCATGGCGAGTCCGTAGCGCAGGCGCCTGGCCTGCAGTGGCGTGGCTCCGTCGGTGGCGCAAGTGTAAAAATGATCACGACAGCGGTGGGGCGTCTGTTGGCTGACTacgtggtgcagctgcgtgaggaCATTCAATCTACCGGCATGACCAGCGATATCCCCTCTAACGCAGGTTGTGGCgtcgaggagggcagcgTAGTCAAGGTAGAGGATGGAGGCAGCGGCTTCACTGCGgatagcgctgctgctacgcacTATATGGCGGGCTCACGACGCACCATCGATACGGCTGACGAGGCAGTGCCGCTGACGGAGGCTGACGTGGCGGAGTTCCGACAGCGCTTACAACGACTGCAGCGCGTCAAGCACCTTCTTGTTCATTTTTCGGCACGTACCGATCGTCGTCGCGCGCACACGGGGGTCGCGGAGGTATCTCGCCTCTCATCAGGGAGCTTAGCAACGGCCGATCCCGAGGAGGATGACGCCTGTGGTGTGAGCTGTGAGACGCTGCGTCAGAATCCTGTACTCATGATAGCACTGCGCCGCTTTGATCGCATTGTACAGTGCTTCCAAGGTACGGCCCCGCCGGTCGCAGTGGTGCAGGGTCAGGGTGGTGGCCTGCACGAGGCAGGGACGCACGCTTCCGTGTCGGAAACAAGCAACGTGTGCTGCatccagccgctgctgattCTCGTGCCTCTCGCTGAAGGTGTCCTGCACGCTTTTAGTCGCAATGTGAATATCGTGTACCGTCGTCGTCCGAACGCAGCTGCGACTTCCGCTGCTGGCAAACGACCACGTGATGAGGCCAGCGACTCCGCTGCATCCTTTTCAGTGTCTACAGCGGTGGCACCAGATCCGCTAAACTATTGGGACCTGCTggccacgcagcagcgcaagcgtCGCTTCGCCCTTTACACTTCCCGCTCCGCGCTGTTGCCACGTGTGAACGCCGTGTGCGCGCCGCTGTACGTTTCCCCTGCTGTTCAGgagcttgcgcagctcaaCTCAGAGGCCGAGCGTTTTATGTTGAGGAGAGCTTGGTGTGTGCACACCAAGGCCCATttgctgcgcgaggtgccGTGGGTTGCCCGCGATGTCGCCGCGTACCGAGTTGCCTTGCGCGAGGCCCTGCAGAGTTTTACCGAGTCGCAACAAGATGCATTCCTTTCGGGTGTAGTCTACGTCGAGTTCGTCTGCGCTGAGGACGGgatcgtgcgtgtgtgcgtgcagcaTGGACTCTTCCTGGATCTCACCTATGACGTGCGGCGCCGACAGTGGGTGCTCATCGAGCTCCACTGGAATCTTttcaccaccagcgccggtgcATCACTCGTGACCTCGAAGACAGCATTGGCGGTGCCTCATGCACAGGCCCCGCCTGTCCCCCCAGCTGCACCTACCACAGCTGCTCTAGCTCCTTCGATAGCTCACGGTAGTGTTCACGGCCCAGCCGAGTCTACCTCGCCATTATCTGACGCATCCGCGCCTGCGTCTTTTGTACAGGTTGTGCCTCATGATCGTGAGGCACTGCGCAACTTTCTGAAAGTGGCTTTTGCCCAGGAAGGACTGAGTGGTGGGCTGCATGCGGCGAACCGCTTGGTGTGCGCTGTTGTGCTGGACACCTTTGCCACCCAACTTCGATCTCTGCAGGAGTCTTTCTTCACAGGCGGTGGACTCGGTACGCTTgtcgaggcggaggtgaggCCTGGCACGCAAATCAGCCTTCACATCTCCTTGCCAGAGCTCTTTGTGTCATCGGCACCGGTGGCACATGTAAAGATGACCATGGTAGGCGGTacagtgctgctggagtgcgtgcgtggaaCCGACCTTTCCACACGACAGGTGACACTGCCTCTCAGTACCTCGTCCCTGGTCGTTTCAGCTGCGCCGGGCACAAGCACTGCAGCGCGGGGGCCGTTGATGCCAATGGTGGATATGGAGGCCTTCTTGTGgaagtgcgtgtgcgcctttgCTCCCCCCTAA
- a CDS encoding hypothetical protein (TriTrypDB/GeneDB-style sysID: LpmP.32.2640) — translation MAHATHSPRYSGNNVIVGPPQLSAADSEGARLVRFSLLYKLRHRAYSITARNSISSERAQSWPSPPHAAEQYGHCTAYGNDTSHGETGEAAGLGYMTPPQRGSRPTSTELFVRHSPSSVALSPLPSTNAAVPLLSTMDKRELSKVVVRDAVFGRLLDLVPSRQHIQTAIWTLSSNVIQIDGAVAVRAMPRDGCNGHPFSDASHLVASRGGSSAYADVEGLCDVVRERVGELVVDAQFFACLLQPYLGDIGCQGDVIQASVDVVG, via the coding sequence ATGGCGCACGCAACTCACTCCCCAAGGTACTCGGGCAACAACGTTATAGTAGGGCCTCCGCAGCTTTCCGCTGCGGACTCAGAGGGTGCCCGACTCGTCCGCTTCAGCCTTCTCTACAAGCTACGGCACCGTGCATACTCTATCACGGCGCGCAACTCTATCTCATCAGAGCGTGCCCAGTCATGGCCATCCCCTCCACACGCAGCAGAGCAATATGGCCACTGCACTGCATACGGGAACGACACTTCTCATGGGGAGACAGGGGAAGCCGCTGGTCTGGGCTAcatgacgccgccgcagcgtggcAGTCGTCCGACGTCGACGGAGCTGTTTGTTCGGCACTCTCCTTCGTCTGTAGCTCTgtcgcctcttccctctacAAATGCCGCTGTCCCGTTACTGTCGACGATGGACAAGCGGGAGCTCTCTAAGGTGGTCGTGCGCGATGCCGTGTTCGGACGCCTGCTGGACTTGGTCCCGTCTCGGCAGCACATCCAGACAGCCATCTGGACGCTTTCATCGAATGTGATTCAGAttgacggcgctgtcgcggTGCGTGCCATGCCGCGCGATGGCTGCAATGGCCATCCATTCAGTGACGCTTCGCATCTTGTTGCTTcacgtggcggcagcagcgcctatGCAGATGTGGAGGGCCTCTGTGATGTAGTGCGCGAGCGTGTTGGGGAGCTTGTGGTGGATGCGCAGTTCTTTGCGTGCTTGCTACAGCCCTATCTGGGGGACATTGGCTGCCAAGGCGATGTGATTCAGGCTTCCGTCGATGTTGTAGGGTAG
- a CDS encoding hypothetical protein (TriTrypDB/GeneDB-style sysID: LpmP.32.2630), whose amino-acid sequence MAGTPSPSFVRTATRTLQHDILTCTHWNPATNKLQCAIRDAAYLVIDLPRFITYSHSNYGAMRRYIRQSRINKGKINPEDFKDVDTNVLRESLIKYAQAKGPLQKIDFRWFYWMYAVMIIYTGWQGMRLQSLLDARVDRMGASLEQRRDMYNDDYLEEVRPR is encoded by the coding sequence ATGGCAGGTACTCCATCTCCGTCGTTTGTGCGAACGGCGACGCGCACTCTCCAGCACGACATCCTGACGTGCACACACTGGAACCCGGCCACGAACAAGCTGCAATGTGCGATACGGGATGCGGCCTACCTGGTAATTGATTTGCCGCGCTTCATCACGTACTCGCATAGCAACTACGGAGCCATGCGGCGCTACATCCGTCAGTCGCGCATCAACAAGGGCAAGATCAACCCCGAAGACTTCAAGGACGTGGACACGAACGTTCTGCGGGAAAGCCTCATCAAGTACGCACAGGCAAAGGGACCACTCCAGAAAATTGACTTTCGCTGGTTCTACTGGATGTACGCTGTCATGATCATCTACACAGGGTGGCAGGGGATGCgtctgcagtcgctgctcgACGCGCGTGTGGATCGGATGGGTGCCtcgctggagcagcgccgcgatATGTACAACGACGACTAcctcgaggaggtgcgcccGCGTtag
- a CDS encoding hypothetical protein (TriTrypDB/GeneDB-style sysID: LpmP.32.2660): MFSFNHWPNGATGSVNPKQQQMMWANSATHGAVMHPAAYSNVANHGVRVGAEGHMPAQSFSPACASAMSTNVVSAGCLGADYPVGCAAPRPASGYYYPLYTAVEQYASQQPPASGVMPCQMPPPQHQATAPRAASPALVTQQCSATASHPACGAQSLSTSISLPRKGRERPRSGRHHRGDDEATETPASTTQLPTSVRYGSGGGHRERRRHPGNPPADDSCSTRAPLQAATATFGEVFLESTNAPNTYRAPIAPTAAGSVAHGDGNGDGCGRRRRWHRRGDGGGGERGRDSSPRVPSDPQIDGNTKKMDRHRHHRREGRGHRDKARSNVDRSESASPRPAGDLADISCPRRSSNRFSPRRGNPPKSTAVAASILAGTAALSLRPIPVTTVSTPAPQPVTVGSTRMVATPPQLTNPPAASSAYSVPPSTRPATAAVPLPPSAVQPSNPSKGNRLHRRHRRADSLSLSSPGGSTDASSSHGSSSYSSSVLSGSVSASRPALASPRNHRPCCRQRRRDRGGRRGGHRSPRSASPSWGPRPPSGHALGNTSSLPTDHNASVANAPNKKRGGGILSFFRRDKSAPAEVDSSKGENVGALAQEAALMVPLVMPPRVPYSTPMGFCGTSVPLRDVASEMQQRGTISRSDSTRQHRRDHSQGHTQHPQSGNGAVDAHIPPHQGSSINSPIADSSRAVVPFSKSKGFFGGLFHKKSKPDARVTAAAGVPTNGASAISGCASPSSRPSSRRTPSSLAPKASATLRFEVPPTPPKNTPLSGGYGAASMNGTTAGNPALKSKPGLFGGYTKRSKAAALQLQQGILQPMEYQCQPQAQKHHQQQCNRGNRERRRHENRGHASPVDERGGHRSGGRGRRHTPSTDCYSCSDGAASAPSSRRSPPKRRSGHGNRIKKAARARATNDI; the protein is encoded by the coding sequence ATGTTTTCATTCAACCACTGGCCCAACGGCGCTACTGGGTCAGTCAAccccaagcagcagcagatgatGTGGGCcaacagcgccacccacGGCGCTGTCATGCACCCGGCAGCGTACAGTAATGTTGCGAATCACGGTGTCAGGGTGGGCGCTGAGGGCCACATGCCAGCTCAGTCATTCTCTCCAGCTTGCGCGAGCGCGATGTCAACCAACGTGGTCTCTGCGGGGTGTCTGGGTGCCGATTACCCAGtcggctgcgccgcacctcgACCCGCTTCCGGCTACTACTACCCACTCTACACAGCGGTCGAGCAGTATGCATCGCAGCAACCACCAGCCTCAGGAGTGATGCCATGTCaaatgccgccgccgcagcaccagGCTACCGCTCCCAGGGCTGCCTCGCCTGCACTTGTAActcagcagtgcagcgcgaCCGCATCTCATCCTGCATGTGGCGCGCAAAGCCTGTCCACCTCGATTTCACTACCCAGAAAGGGACGTGAGAGACCTCGCAGCGGTCGACATCACCGTGGGGACGACGAGGCTACGGAAACCCCCGCCTCGACAACGCAGCTGCCGACCTCAGTAAGGTACGGTAGTGGTGGCGGCCATCGTGAGCGACGTCGCCATCCAGGTAATCCGCCAGCTGATGACAGCTGTTCAACTCGCGCACCGTTGCaggcggcaacagcgacgtTTGGGGAGGTGTTTCTGGAGAGTACAAATGCACCCAACACGTACCGTGCACCCATTGCTCCTACCGCGGCTGGCAGCGTAGCTCATGGTGATGGCAATGGTGATGGTTGCGGCCGGCGACGACGTTGGCATCGtcgcggtgacggcggcggcggcgagaggGGTCGGGACTCCTCACCACGTGTGCCTTCAGACCCGCAAATCGACGGGAACACGAAGAAGATGGACAgacatcgccaccaccgccgcgaaGGTCGCGGGCACCGCGACAAGGCCCGCAGCAACGTGGATCGGTCCGAGTCTGCCTCTCCACGCCCCGCTGGTGACCTCGCCGACATCTCGTGCCCCCGCCGATCGAGCAATCGATTCAGCCCTCGCAGGGGCAATCCTCCGAAGagcactgccgtcgctgcttcGATACTAGCGGgaacggcggcgctgtctcTGAGGCCCATTCCTGTCACCACCGTCTCTACACCAGCGCCCCAGCCTGTAACGGTGGGCAGCACCCGGATGGTGGCTACCCCCCCACAGCTGACGAATCCACCTGCCGCGTCGTCAGCTTACAGTGTTCCCCCGAGCACGCgaccagcgacagcagcagtgccattACCGCCGTCCGCAGTGCAACCTTCGAACCCATCAAAGGGCAACCGACtccaccgccgacaccgccgcgccgactctctctctttgtcaAGCccaggcggcagcaccgacgcgTCTTCGAGCCACGGATCGTCGTCGTACTCGTCCTCCGTGCTCTCTGGCTCCGTGTCTGCCTCGCGTCCCGCCTTGGCATCGCCGCGCAACCACcgcccctgctgccgccagcgtCGTAGAGACCGTggaggccgccgcggcggccaccgATCGCCACGCTCAGCCTCGCCGTCCTGGGGACCACGACCGCCGTCAGGGCACGCTCTCGGCAATACCTCCTCCCTGCCCACGGACCACAATGCCAGCGTCGCCAACGCTCCCAATAAGAAGCGTGGGGGCGGCATTCTGAGTTTTTTCCGGCGCGATAAATCCGCCCCGGCTGAGGTCGACTCGTCTAAAGGTGAAAATGTCGGAGCGTTGGCCCAGGAGGCGGCCCTGATGGTGCCGCTCGTGATGCCGCCGAGGGTACCCTACAGCACACCCATGGGGTTCTGCGGCACCTCTGTCCCTTTGCGCGATGTGGCGTCTGAGATGCAGCAACGCGGGACGATCAGCCGCTCTGACTcgacgcggcagcaccgtcgcgaTCACTCGCAGGGGCACACCCAGCATCCCCAGTCTGGTAACGGCGCCGTGGATGCCCACATTCCTCCGCACCAGGGTAGCAGCATCAACAGCCCCATCGCTGACTCTAGCCGCGCTGTCGTGCCCTTCAGCAAGAGCAAAGGCTTCTTTGGCGGCCTTTTCCACAAAAAGTCCAAGCCAGACGCGCGCGtaaccgctgctgctggcgtgcCTACCAACGGCGCAAGCGCCATCAGCGGTTGTGCGTCCCCGTCGTCGCGCCCTtcgtcgaggaggacgccgagCAGTCTGGCACCGAAGGCGAGTGCCACTCTACGATTTGAGGTGCCGCCCACACCACCGAAAAACACGCCTCTCAGTGGTGGGTACGGCGCCGCATCGATGAATGGCACCACGGCAGGCAACCCAGCTCTCAAGTCGAAGCCGGGCCTCTTTGGAGGCTACACGAAGAGGAGTAAGGCAGCTGCattgcagctgcagcaggggaTCCTTCAGCCGATGGAGTACCAGTGCCAACCGCAGGCACagaagcaccaccagcagcagtgcaacAGGGGCAATAGAGAGCGCCGCCGACACGAGAACCGTGGCCACGCATCACCGGTAGACGAACGTGGTGGCCACCGATCGGGTGGTCGCGGTCGCCGTCACACCCCCTCAACGGACTGCTACTCCTGCTCGGATggcgcagcgtcggcgcccTCCAGCAGAAGATCACCCCcgaagcggcgcagtggcCACGGTAACAGGATCAAAAAGGCTGCTCGCGCCCGAGCAACCAACGACATCTAA